In the Sus scrofa isolate TJ Tabasco breed Duroc chromosome 7, Sscrofa11.1, whole genome shotgun sequence genome, one interval contains:
- the ZBTB1 gene encoding zinc finger and BTB domain-containing protein 1 isoform X1: MAKPSHSSYVLQQLNNQREWGFLCDCCIAIDDIYFQAHKAVLAACSSYFRMFFMNHQHSTAQLNLSNMKISAECFDLILQFMYLGKIMTAPSSFEQFKVAMNYLQLYNVPDCLEDIQDADCSSSKCSSSASSKQNSKMIFGVRMYEDTVARNGSEASRWCAEPSSTVNTPHNREPDEESLQLGNFPEPLFDVCKKSSVSKLSTPKERVSRRFGRSFTCDSCGFGFSCEKLLDEHVLTCTNRHSYQNTRSYHRIVDIRDGKDSNIKTEFGEKDSSKAFCAQTDKYRGDTSQAADDSTSTTGSRKSSTVETELASEEKSRAAERKRIIIKMEPEDIPTDELKDFNIIKVTDKDCNESTDNDELEDEPEEPFYRYYVEEDVSIKKSGRKTLKPRMSINADERGGLENMRPPNNSSPVQEDTENASCELCGLTITEEDLSSHYLAKHIENICACGKCGQILVKGRQLQEHAQRCGEPQDLTMNGLGNAEEKMDMEENPDEQSEIRDMFVEMLDDFRDNHFQINSIQKKQLFKHSACPFRCPNCGQRFETENLVVEHMSSCLDQDMFKSAIMEENERDHRRKHFCNLCGKGFYQRCHLREHYTVHTKEKQFVCQTCGKQFLRERQLRLHNDMHKGMARYVCSICDQGNFRKHDHVRHMISHLSAGETICQVCFQIFPNNEQLEQHMDVHLYTCGICGAKFNLRKDMRSHYNAKHLKRT; the protein is encoded by the coding sequence ATGGCAaagcccagccacagcagctacGTCCTTCAGCAGCTAAACAACCAAAGGGAATGGGGTTTTCTCTGTGACTGTTGTATCGCAATTGATGACATTTACTTTCAAGCACACAAAGCAGTTCTAGCTGCCTGTAGCTcctattttagaatgtttttcatGAACCATCAGCATAGTACTGCACAACTGAATCTCAGCAACATGAAAATTAGTGCCGAGTGTTTTGATCTCATTTTGCAGTTTATGTATTTAGGAAAAATTATGACAGCTCCTTCCAGTTTTGAGCAGTTTAAAGTGGCAATGAACTACCTACAGCTGTACAATGTTCCTGACTGCTTAGAAGACATACAAGACGCAGACTGTTCCAGTTCCAAATGTTCATCTTCTGCTTCTAGCAAACAGAACAGCAAAATGATATTTGGGGTAAGAATGTATGAAGACACTGTGGCCAGAAATGGCAGTGAAGCCAGTAGGTGGTGTGCAGAGCCAAGTTCAACAGTAAATACACCACATAATAGAGAGCCTGATGAAGAATCTTTGCAATTAGGTAATTTTCCTGAACCACTATTTGATGTGTGTAAAAAGAGTTCTGTGTCCAAATTATCAACTCCAAAAGAACGTGTGTCACGACGCTTTGGACGGAGTTTTACCTGTGATAGTTGTGGATTTGGCTTTAGCTGTGAAAAATTATTAGATGAGCACGTGCTAACCTGTACTAACAGACATTCTTACCAAAACACAAGATCCTATCACAGAATTGTGGATATCAGAGATGGAAAAGACAGTAATATCAAAACTGAATTTGGTGAAAAGGATTCTTCTAAAGCATTTTGTGCACAGACGGACAAATACAGAGGAGACACAAGCCAGGCCGCAGATGATTCAACTTCAACCACTGGAAGCAGAAAAAGTAGCACAGTGGAGACTGAACTAGCCAGTGAAGAAAAAAGCAGAGCTGCCGAGAGGAAAAGAATCATTATCAAGATGGAACCGGAAGATATTCCTACAGATGAACTGAAAGACTTTAACATTATTAAAGTTACTGATAAAGACTGTAATGAGTCCACTGACAATGATGAATTAGAAGACGAACCTGAAGAGCCATTTTATAGATACTATGTTGAAGAAGATGTCAGTATTAAAAAGAGTGGGAGGAAAACTCTAAAACCTCGGATGTCAATAAATGCCGATGAAAGAGGTGGTCTAGAAAACATGAGGCCCCCAAACAACAGCAGTCCAGTACAAGAGGATACAGAAAATGCATCTTGTGAGCTTTGTGGGCTTACGATAACCGAGGAGGACCTGTCGTCTCATTACTTAGCCAAACACATCGAAAATATCTGTGCATGTGGCAAGTGTGGACAAATCCTTGTGAAAGGAAGACAGCTTCAGGAACATGCCCAGAGGTGTGGAGAGCCCCAAGATCTGACGATGAACGGGTTAGGAAATGCCGAGGAGAAAATGGACATGGAAGAGAATCCTGATGAGCAGTCTGAAATAAGGGATATGTTTGTTGAGATGTTGGATGATTTTAGGGACAATCATTTCCAGATAAACAGTATCCAAAAAAAGCAGTTATTTAAACATTCTGCCTGTCCTTTTCGATGTCCTAATTGTGGCCAGCGTTTTGAAACTGAAAATCTAGTGGTTGAACATATGTCTAGCTGCCTAGACCAAGACATGTTTAAGAGTGCCATCATGGAAGAGAACGAAAGAGATCACAGACGAAAGCATTTTTGTAATCTGTGCGGAAAAGGATTTTATCAGCGGTGTCACTTAAGAGAACACTATACTGTTCATACTAAGGAAAAGCAGTTTGTTTGTCAGACATGTGGAAAGCAGTTTTTAAGAGAACGTCAGTTGCGACTGCACAATGATATGCACAAAGGCATGGCCAGGTATGTCTGTTCCATTTGTGATCAAGGCAACTTCAGAAAACATGACCATGTACGGCATATGATTTCTCATTTATCTGCTGGTGAGACTATATGCCAGGTCTGCTTTCAGATATTCCCAAATAATGAACAGTTGgaacagcacatggatgttcatCTGTATACATGTGGAATATGTGGAGCAAAGTTTAATTTGAGGAAAGATATGAGATCACATTATAATGCCAAGCATTTGAAAAGAACATAA
- the ZBTB1 gene encoding zinc finger and BTB domain-containing protein 1 isoform X2 produces MAKPSHSSYVLQQLNNQREWGFLCDCCIAIDDIYFQAHKAVLAACSSYFRMFFMNHQHSTAQLNLSNMKISAECFDLILQFMYLGKIMTAPSSFEQFKVAMNYLQLYNVPDCLEDIQDADCSSSKCSSSASSKQNSKMIFGVRMYEDTVARNGSEASRWCAEPSSTVNTPHNREPDEESLQLGNFPEPLFDVCKKSSVSKLSTPKERVSRRFGRSFTCDSCGFGFSCEKLLDEHVLTCTNRHSYQNTRSYHRIVDIRDGKDSNIKTEFGEKDSSKAFCAQTDKYRGDTSQAADDSTSTTGSRKSSTVETELASEEKSRAAERKRIIIKMEPEDIPTDELKDFNIIKVTDKDCNESTDNDELEDEPEEPFYRYYVEEDVSIKKSGRKTLKPRMSINADERGGLENMRPPNNSSPVQEDTENASCELCGLTITEEDLSSHYLAKHIENICACGKCGQILVKGRQLQEHAQRCGEPQDLTMNGLGNAEEKMDMEENPDEQSEIRDMFVEMLDDFRDNHFQINSIQKKQLFKHSACPFRCPNCGQRFETENLVVEHMSSCLDQDMFKSAIMEENERDHRRKHFCNLCGKGFYQRCHLREHYTVHTKEKQFVCQTCGKQFLRERQLRLHNDMHKGMASGQIGPSKHLEM; encoded by the coding sequence ATGGCAaagcccagccacagcagctacGTCCTTCAGCAGCTAAACAACCAAAGGGAATGGGGTTTTCTCTGTGACTGTTGTATCGCAATTGATGACATTTACTTTCAAGCACACAAAGCAGTTCTAGCTGCCTGTAGCTcctattttagaatgtttttcatGAACCATCAGCATAGTACTGCACAACTGAATCTCAGCAACATGAAAATTAGTGCCGAGTGTTTTGATCTCATTTTGCAGTTTATGTATTTAGGAAAAATTATGACAGCTCCTTCCAGTTTTGAGCAGTTTAAAGTGGCAATGAACTACCTACAGCTGTACAATGTTCCTGACTGCTTAGAAGACATACAAGACGCAGACTGTTCCAGTTCCAAATGTTCATCTTCTGCTTCTAGCAAACAGAACAGCAAAATGATATTTGGGGTAAGAATGTATGAAGACACTGTGGCCAGAAATGGCAGTGAAGCCAGTAGGTGGTGTGCAGAGCCAAGTTCAACAGTAAATACACCACATAATAGAGAGCCTGATGAAGAATCTTTGCAATTAGGTAATTTTCCTGAACCACTATTTGATGTGTGTAAAAAGAGTTCTGTGTCCAAATTATCAACTCCAAAAGAACGTGTGTCACGACGCTTTGGACGGAGTTTTACCTGTGATAGTTGTGGATTTGGCTTTAGCTGTGAAAAATTATTAGATGAGCACGTGCTAACCTGTACTAACAGACATTCTTACCAAAACACAAGATCCTATCACAGAATTGTGGATATCAGAGATGGAAAAGACAGTAATATCAAAACTGAATTTGGTGAAAAGGATTCTTCTAAAGCATTTTGTGCACAGACGGACAAATACAGAGGAGACACAAGCCAGGCCGCAGATGATTCAACTTCAACCACTGGAAGCAGAAAAAGTAGCACAGTGGAGACTGAACTAGCCAGTGAAGAAAAAAGCAGAGCTGCCGAGAGGAAAAGAATCATTATCAAGATGGAACCGGAAGATATTCCTACAGATGAACTGAAAGACTTTAACATTATTAAAGTTACTGATAAAGACTGTAATGAGTCCACTGACAATGATGAATTAGAAGACGAACCTGAAGAGCCATTTTATAGATACTATGTTGAAGAAGATGTCAGTATTAAAAAGAGTGGGAGGAAAACTCTAAAACCTCGGATGTCAATAAATGCCGATGAAAGAGGTGGTCTAGAAAACATGAGGCCCCCAAACAACAGCAGTCCAGTACAAGAGGATACAGAAAATGCATCTTGTGAGCTTTGTGGGCTTACGATAACCGAGGAGGACCTGTCGTCTCATTACTTAGCCAAACACATCGAAAATATCTGTGCATGTGGCAAGTGTGGACAAATCCTTGTGAAAGGAAGACAGCTTCAGGAACATGCCCAGAGGTGTGGAGAGCCCCAAGATCTGACGATGAACGGGTTAGGAAATGCCGAGGAGAAAATGGACATGGAAGAGAATCCTGATGAGCAGTCTGAAATAAGGGATATGTTTGTTGAGATGTTGGATGATTTTAGGGACAATCATTTCCAGATAAACAGTATCCAAAAAAAGCAGTTATTTAAACATTCTGCCTGTCCTTTTCGATGTCCTAATTGTGGCCAGCGTTTTGAAACTGAAAATCTAGTGGTTGAACATATGTCTAGCTGCCTAGACCAAGACATGTTTAAGAGTGCCATCATGGAAGAGAACGAAAGAGATCACAGACGAAAGCATTTTTGTAATCTGTGCGGAAAAGGATTTTATCAGCGGTGTCACTTAAGAGAACACTATACTGTTCATACTAAGGAAAAGCAGTTTGTTTGTCAGACATGTGGAAAGCAGTTTTTAAGAGAACGTCAGTTGCGACTGCACAATGATATGCACAAAGGCATGGCCAG